A region of Thermococcus barossii DNA encodes the following proteins:
- the hflX gene encoding GTPase HflX — protein sequence MRAIGVIRKSRRERISREEFEELLRSAGYEVVAILEQNREEHPKYNIGKGKLEELRELVRELEPDKVVFANKLTPSQAYNLWKELRVEIIDKWQLVLEIFERRAHSKEAKLQVELASLQYEVPLVKEAIRRIKLGDRAGFKGMGEYQTRQYLKHIRYRMGRIRKELEKVKADRAVKRKRREEVGFILLALAGYTNAGKSTLLNTLAGEEIEARNQMFTTLDTTTRRFKLSGKRVLVTDTVGFIDGLPPFIVEAFHSTLEEIVKADVILLVLDVSEPWPEIRRKFLASLSVLRELKALGKPMIVVLNKRDLTSEEDVRDKAERIGGIIEERGINVSRVVAISAKLGQLEELYDALEEVILALPKYGAFEITVSEPGKVPQVMALINAIGEVLSVEYGKETRIEAYIQTGMIKELTRLGVGIKRLNQPNQREGLEYDQ from the coding sequence ATGAGGGCCATAGGAGTCATAAGAAAATCAAGGCGAGAGCGGATAAGCCGCGAGGAGTTCGAAGAGCTCCTGAGGAGTGCCGGCTACGAGGTAGTGGCGATTCTGGAGCAGAACCGGGAAGAGCACCCCAAGTACAATATCGGAAAGGGAAAGCTGGAGGAGCTCAGGGAGCTGGTTCGGGAGCTGGAGCCGGACAAGGTTGTGTTCGCCAACAAGCTCACGCCGAGCCAGGCCTACAACCTCTGGAAGGAGCTGAGGGTTGAAATCATCGATAAGTGGCAGCTCGTTCTTGAGATATTCGAGAGGCGGGCGCACTCAAAGGAGGCCAAGCTTCAAGTTGAGTTGGCTTCGCTCCAGTACGAGGTTCCTCTGGTGAAGGAAGCGATAAGGCGGATAAAGCTCGGCGATAGGGCCGGCTTCAAGGGAATGGGTGAGTACCAGACAAGGCAGTACCTCAAGCACATCCGCTACCGTATGGGACGAATTCGAAAGGAGCTGGAGAAGGTCAAGGCCGACCGCGCGGTGAAGAGGAAGCGCCGCGAGGAGGTCGGCTTCATACTGCTCGCCCTTGCGGGATACACGAACGCCGGCAAGTCAACTCTCCTCAACACCCTCGCGGGGGAGGAGATAGAGGCGAGGAACCAGATGTTCACGACGCTGGACACGACAACGAGGCGCTTCAAGCTCTCCGGAAAGAGGGTTCTCGTCACTGACACCGTCGGCTTCATAGACGGTCTTCCGCCGTTTATAGTTGAAGCCTTCCACTCGACTCTGGAGGAGATAGTGAAGGCCGATGTAATTCTGCTCGTCCTCGACGTCAGCGAGCCCTGGCCGGAGATACGGAGGAAGTTCCTGGCTTCCCTCAGCGTTCTCCGTGAGCTTAAGGCCCTGGGCAAGCCGATGATAGTCGTTCTCAACAAGAGGGACCTCACGAGCGAAGAAGACGTACGCGATAAGGCCGAAAGGATAGGGGGGATAATCGAGGAACGCGGGATAAACGTCTCCCGCGTGGTGGCAATATCCGCCAAGCTCGGTCAGCTGGAGGAACTTTACGATGCCCTCGAGGAGGTCATACTGGCGCTGCCCAAGTACGGCGCCTTCGAGATAACCGTGAGCGAGCCGGGGAAGGTTCCGCAGGTCATGGCGCTGATAAACGCCATCGGTGAGGTTCTGTCCGTTGAGTATGGAAAAGAGACGCGGATAGAGGCCTACATCCAGACGGGGATGATAAAGGAACTCACGCGGCTGGGCGTCGGGATAAAGAGGCTAAACCAGCCCAACCAGCGAGAAGGCCTTGAATATGACCAGTGA
- a CDS encoding inorganic phosphate transporter: MDGLALAAIAVAFYIAWNIGSNDSANAMGTAVGAGILSFRQATLTIAIFVLMGAYLKGYKVMKTVGEGIVPSGFLTMEMAVIALLAAGVWVTIATVKGLPVSTTQAIVGGVIGVGLAARAPVNWYTLVKIASAWVVSPILSGILAILLFRFYSWAISRIKSVSTIETLYKALAILGGSYMAFNFGTNEVANASGPLVGAGFMEPKVAGIFGAIALSIGALTFSYAVMHTVGKKITALGPVSAFAAQFGSAIAVSLANFFGLPVSSSQSIVGGVVGVGLLAGEGVDKSVIRDIVFGWVATPLTAIVISLVIFKAFSLVGLV; this comes from the coding sequence ATGGATGGCCTGGCCCTGGCAGCGATAGCGGTGGCGTTCTATATCGCGTGGAACATAGGCTCCAACGACTCAGCCAATGCCATGGGCACTGCGGTTGGTGCCGGAATACTCAGCTTCCGCCAGGCTACCCTCACGATAGCGATATTCGTCCTCATGGGGGCCTATCTGAAGGGATACAAGGTCATGAAGACCGTCGGCGAGGGCATAGTTCCCAGCGGCTTTTTGACAATGGAGATGGCAGTTATAGCACTTCTCGCCGCGGGAGTGTGGGTGACGATAGCGACAGTGAAGGGCCTGCCGGTTTCCACGACCCAGGCGATAGTTGGTGGAGTCATAGGCGTTGGTCTCGCGGCTAGAGCGCCCGTCAACTGGTACACCCTCGTCAAGATAGCCTCCGCGTGGGTGGTTTCCCCGATACTTTCTGGAATCCTGGCCATACTGCTCTTCCGGTTCTATTCGTGGGCAATCTCCAGAATCAAAAGCGTTTCGACTATCGAGACCCTTTACAAGGCCCTCGCAATACTCGGCGGCTCGTACATGGCCTTCAACTTCGGGACGAACGAGGTTGCCAACGCCTCCGGCCCACTCGTCGGTGCCGGCTTCATGGAGCCGAAGGTGGCGGGAATCTTCGGGGCTATCGCTCTATCAATAGGTGCGCTCACGTTCAGCTATGCGGTGATGCACACCGTCGGAAAGAAGATAACCGCCCTCGGCCCGGTTTCAGCCTTTGCGGCTCAGTTCGGTTCGGCGATAGCTGTTAGTCTGGCCAACTTCTTCGGCCTTCCCGTTAGCTCAAGTCAGTCCATTGTGGGCGGCGTTGTGGGCGTTGGCCTCCTCGCCGGTGAGGGGGTTGATAAATCCGTCATCAGGGACATAGTCTTCGGCTGGGTGGCGACACCGCTTACGGCCATAGTGATTTCACTGGTCATATTCAAGGCCTTCTCGCTGGTTGGGCTGGTTTAG
- a CDS encoding pyruvate/ketoisovalerate ferredoxin oxidoreductase subunit gamma, with protein sequence MIEIRFHGRGGQGAVTAANILASAAFLEGKYVQAFPFFGVERRGAPVTAFTRIDEKPIRIKTQIYEPDIVVVLDPSLLDTVDVTAGLKDDGIVIVNTEKSKDEVLAKLKKKPAKLALVDATTIALDILGLPITNTAILGAVAKATGVVTLEHVQKAIQDVFSGALGEKNAKAAEEAFNKTVIYEL encoded by the coding sequence ATGATAGAGATTCGTTTTCACGGTAGGGGTGGACAGGGCGCAGTTACCGCCGCCAACATACTAGCCTCAGCTGCTTTCCTTGAGGGCAAGTACGTCCAGGCGTTCCCGTTCTTCGGTGTCGAGAGGCGTGGAGCGCCAGTTACAGCGTTCACCAGGATCGACGAGAAGCCGATAAGGATAAAGACCCAGATATACGAGCCGGACATAGTGGTCGTCCTCGACCCGAGCCTTCTCGATACCGTTGACGTCACCGCCGGTCTCAAGGACGACGGAATCGTCATCGTCAACACAGAGAAGAGCAAGGACGAAGTCCTCGCCAAGCTCAAGAAGAAGCCAGCGAAGCTCGCGCTCGTCGACGCCACGACCATAGCCCTCGACATACTCGGTCTTCCGATCACCAACACTGCTATACTCGGTGCGGTCGCAAAGGCCACAGGCGTCGTCACTCTGGAGCACGTCCAGAAGGCCATCCAGGACGTCTTCTCAGGGGCCCTCGGCGAGAAGAACGCCAAGGCCGCAGAGGAAGCCTTCAACAAGACCGTCATTTACGAACTCTGA
- a CDS encoding 3-methyl-2-oxobutanoate dehydrogenase subunit delta, with protein sequence MNTLFGERKEGATKIVLKSVDEYPEAPITLGTTLVNFTGDWRTFIPVIDDDKCVKCYICWKFCPEPAIFIREDGYVGVDYDYCKGCGICANECPTNAITMEKEEK encoded by the coding sequence GTGAACACGTTGTTTGGTGAAAGGAAGGAAGGGGCAACCAAAATCGTCCTTAAATCGGTGGACGAGTACCCGGAAGCCCCGATAACGTTGGGAACGACCCTCGTTAACTTTACGGGGGACTGGAGGACATTCATACCGGTGATAGACGACGACAAGTGCGTCAAGTGCTACATCTGCTGGAAGTTCTGCCCGGAGCCGGCCATATTCATCCGCGAGGACGGCTACGTCGGCGTGGACTACGACTACTGTAAGGGCTGCGGTATCTGTGCGAACGAGTGCCCGACCAACGCTATAACAATGGAGAAGGAGGAGAAGTGA
- the porA gene encoding pyruvate ferredoxin oxidoreductase, translated as MAEYKPIRKVVSGNYAAAYAVKHARVEVVAAYPITPQTSIIEKIAEFLANGEIEGLEYVPVESEHSAMAACIGASATGARAFTATSAQGLALMHEMLHWASGARLPIVMVDVNRAMAPPWSVWDDQTDSLSQRDTGWMQFYAENNQEVYDGVLMAFKIAETVNLPAMVVESAFILSHTYDVVEMIPQELVDEFLPPRKPLYTLTDFDNPIAVGALGGPNDYYEFRYKIQKAMEKAEKVIHEVGKEFGERFGRDYSQMIELYRTEDADFVFMGMGSLMGTVKQAVDILREEGYKVGAAKVRWFRPFPKKELYELAKSVEGIAVLDRNFSFGQEGILFNEAKGALYNTDAKPLIKNYIVGLGGRDFTVNDVRKIAENMKAIIDKGELDVEVDWYHLKR; from the coding sequence ATGGCGGAGTACAAGCCGATTAGGAAGGTTGTGAGCGGCAACTACGCCGCCGCGTATGCCGTCAAGCACGCCCGCGTTGAGGTCGTCGCGGCTTACCCGATCACTCCCCAGACGAGCATCATCGAGAAGATAGCCGAGTTCTTGGCCAACGGCGAGATCGAGGGGCTTGAGTACGTTCCGGTGGAAAGCGAGCACTCGGCCATGGCGGCCTGTATAGGAGCGAGCGCCACCGGCGCCAGGGCCTTCACAGCCACCTCTGCCCAGGGTCTGGCTTTGATGCACGAGATGCTTCACTGGGCCAGCGGAGCGAGGTTGCCAATAGTCATGGTTGACGTCAACCGTGCCATGGCTCCCCCATGGAGCGTCTGGGACGACCAGACGGACAGCCTGTCACAGAGGGACACCGGCTGGATGCAGTTCTACGCCGAGAACAACCAGGAAGTTTACGACGGTGTGCTCATGGCCTTCAAGATAGCCGAGACCGTCAACCTTCCAGCGATGGTTGTCGAGAGCGCCTTCATCCTGAGCCACACCTACGACGTTGTGGAGATGATTCCACAGGAGCTCGTTGACGAGTTCCTCCCGCCGAGGAAGCCCCTCTACACCCTCACCGACTTCGACAACCCGATAGCCGTGGGTGCCCTCGGTGGCCCGAACGACTACTACGAGTTCCGCTACAAGATACAGAAGGCCATGGAGAAGGCCGAGAAGGTTATCCACGAGGTTGGAAAGGAGTTCGGTGAGCGCTTTGGAAGGGACTATAGCCAGATGATAGAGCTTTACAGGACGGAGGACGCTGACTTCGTCTTCATGGGCATGGGCTCGCTCATGGGAACCGTCAAGCAGGCGGTGGATATTCTCCGCGAGGAGGGCTACAAGGTCGGAGCAGCCAAAGTCCGCTGGTTCAGGCCGTTCCCGAAGAAAGAGCTCTACGAGCTGGCAAAGAGCGTTGAGGGCATAGCCGTCCTCGACAGGAACTTCTCCTTCGGACAGGAGGGCATACTCTTCAACGAGGCCAAGGGAGCGCTCTACAACACCGACGCGAAGCCGCTCATCAAGAACTACATCGTCGGCCTTGGCGGAAGGGACTTCACCGTGAACGACGTCAGGAAGATAGCCGAGAACATGAAGGCGATAATCGATAAGGGAGAGCTTGATGTAGAGGTGGACTGGTACCACCTTAAGAGGTGA
- a CDS encoding 3-methyl-2-oxobutanoate dehydrogenase subunit beta — MEIPENVKKRLSIPADEHFYAGHTACQGCGASLGIRYVLKAYGRKTIFTIPACCSTIIAGPWPYTAFEANLFHTAFETTGAVMSGIEAALKAKGYKVKGEDGVMVVGWAGDGGTADIGLQALSGFLERGHDAVYIMYDNEAYMNTGIQRSGSTPYGAWTTNTPGGKRHFLEKRHKKKVIDIVIAHEIPYAATASIAFPEDFIRKLKKAQKTPGPSFIQLFAPCPTGWRSPTDKSIELARLAVQTAYFPLFEYENGRYKINMPSTKKEPKPIEEFLKLQGRFKYMTKEDIEILQNWVLHEWEKLKKLAEVFG; from the coding sequence ATGGAGATTCCAGAGAACGTTAAGAAGAGGTTGAGCATCCCCGCTGACGAGCACTTTTACGCCGGCCACACGGCCTGTCAGGGCTGTGGGGCCTCCCTCGGCATCCGCTACGTGCTGAAGGCCTACGGAAGGAAGACCATATTCACAATCCCGGCGTGCTGTTCAACCATCATCGCCGGTCCCTGGCCGTACACCGCCTTCGAGGCAAACCTGTTCCACACGGCCTTCGAGACCACCGGTGCAGTAATGAGCGGCATCGAGGCGGCACTCAAGGCCAAGGGCTACAAGGTTAAGGGCGAGGACGGAGTAATGGTCGTTGGCTGGGCCGGCGATGGAGGTACCGCAGACATAGGCCTTCAGGCACTGAGCGGATTCCTTGAGAGGGGCCACGATGCGGTTTACATAATGTACGATAACGAGGCCTACATGAACACCGGAATCCAGAGGTCGGGTTCAACACCCTACGGAGCCTGGACAACGAACACCCCCGGTGGAAAGAGGCACTTCCTCGAAAAGAGGCACAAGAAGAAGGTCATTGACATAGTCATAGCCCACGAGATACCCTACGCCGCCACGGCGAGCATCGCCTTCCCGGAGGACTTCATAAGGAAGCTCAAGAAGGCCCAGAAGACCCCTGGACCGAGCTTCATTCAGCTCTTCGCACCGTGCCCGACCGGCTGGCGCTCGCCAACCGACAAGAGCATTGAGCTCGCGAGGCTCGCGGTTCAGACAGCATACTTCCCGCTCTTCGAGTACGAGAACGGAAGGTACAAGATCAACATGCCCTCAACCAAGAAGGAGCCGAAACCGATAGAGGAATTCCTCAAGCTCCAGGGCAGATTCAAGTACATGACCAAGGAGGACATAGAGATACTCCAGAACTGGGTGCTCCACGAGTGGGAGAAGCTCAAGAAGCTCGCCGAGGTCTTCGGCTGA
- the porD gene encoding pyruvate synthase subunit PorD, whose product MAESPFKADIERVQKEYSEKMTPGAIATIPGSSVINKTGSWRVFMPEFYKDKCVRCYLCYIYCPEPAIYLDEENYPVFDYDYCKGCGICANECPTDAIIMVRETK is encoded by the coding sequence ATGGCCGAGAGTCCGTTTAAGGCCGACATCGAGAGGGTTCAGAAGGAGTATAGCGAAAAGATGACCCCGGGAGCGATAGCAACCATCCCCGGGAGCAGCGTGATAAACAAGACCGGTTCCTGGAGAGTTTTTATGCCCGAGTTCTACAAGGACAAGTGCGTCCGCTGCTATCTCTGCTACATCTACTGCCCCGAGCCTGCCATCTACCTCGACGAGGAGAACTACCCGGTCTTTGACTACGACTACTGTAAGGGCTGTGGGATATGTGCCAACGAGTGCCCGACGGATGCCATCATAATGGTTAGGGAGACCAAGTGA
- the porA gene encoding pyruvate synthase subunit PorA, giving the protein MPMRKVMKANEAAAWAAKLAKPKVIAAFPITPSTLVPEKISEFVADGELDAEFIKVESEHSAISACVGASAAGVRTFTATASQGLALMHEILFIAAGMRLPIVIAVGNRSLSAPINIWNDWQDSISERDTGWMQFYAENNQEALDLILIAYKVAEDERVLLPAMVGFDAFILTHTVEPVEIPDQELVDEFLGEYEPKHAYLDPARPITQGTLAFPAHYMEARYTLWEANENAKKVIDEVFAEFEKKFGRKYQKIEEYRTEDAEIIFVTMGSLAGTVKEYVDHLREKGIKAGAAKLTVYRPFPIEEVRALAKKAKVLALLEKNVTFSVGGALFQDFSRALINESEKPVIVDFILGLGGRDVTFKDLDEALAIAQKALNGEEFDEVNWIGLRKEIL; this is encoded by the coding sequence ATGCCGATGAGAAAGGTTATGAAGGCCAACGAAGCCGCCGCCTGGGCGGCCAAGCTCGCCAAGCCGAAGGTCATAGCGGCCTTCCCGATTACGCCATCAACGCTCGTTCCAGAGAAGATTAGCGAGTTCGTCGCGGATGGGGAGCTTGACGCAGAGTTCATCAAGGTCGAGAGCGAGCACTCCGCCATTTCAGCCTGTGTGGGTGCCTCCGCTGCGGGCGTAAGAACCTTCACCGCCACAGCCTCCCAGGGTCTCGCCCTGATGCACGAGATACTCTTCATCGCCGCAGGGATGCGCCTTCCGATAGTCATCGCCGTTGGAAACCGCTCCCTGAGCGCTCCTATCAACATCTGGAACGACTGGCAGGACAGCATAAGCGAGCGCGACACCGGCTGGATGCAGTTTTACGCCGAGAACAACCAGGAGGCCCTCGATTTAATCCTCATCGCATACAAGGTCGCCGAGGACGAGCGCGTTCTCCTCCCGGCGATGGTCGGCTTCGACGCGTTCATACTCACCCACACCGTCGAGCCGGTCGAGATTCCGGATCAGGAGCTCGTTGACGAGTTCCTCGGCGAGTACGAGCCCAAGCACGCCTACCTCGATCCGGCCAGGCCGATAACCCAGGGCACCCTCGCCTTCCCGGCCCACTACATGGAGGCCCGCTACACCCTCTGGGAGGCCAACGAGAACGCGAAGAAGGTCATTGACGAGGTCTTTGCCGAGTTCGAGAAGAAGTTTGGAAGAAAGTACCAGAAGATAGAGGAGTACAGGACGGAGGATGCCGAGATAATCTTCGTCACGATGGGCTCGCTCGCCGGTACAGTCAAGGAGTACGTCGACCACCTCCGCGAGAAGGGCATCAAGGCCGGTGCTGCCAAGCTCACCGTCTACAGGCCGTTCCCGATCGAGGAGGTAAGGGCGCTGGCGAAGAAGGCGAAGGTTCTCGCGCTCCTTGAGAAGAACGTCACCTTCAGCGTCGGCGGAGCTCTCTTCCAGGACTTCAGCAGGGCTTTGATAAACGAGAGCGAGAAGCCGGTCATTGTTGACTTCATCCTCGGCCTAGGAGGAAGGGACGTCACCTTCAAGGACCTCGACGAGGCACTCGCGATTGCCCAGAAGGCCCTCAACGGGGAGGAGTTTGACGAGGTCAACTGGATCGGCCTGAGGAAGGAGATTCTGTGA
- the porB gene encoding pyruvate synthase subunit PorB — protein sequence MAVRKPPITTREYWAPGHAACAGCGCATALRLATKAFSEAMEEKYGDPNAFAIAQATGCMEVVSAVFPYTAWKAPWIHVAFENAAAAASGVEAAWKKLGRKGKILAIGGDGGTADIGMQALSGMLERWHNVVYLMYDNEAYMNTGIQRSSSTPYGAWTTTSPPGKYSIGEDKPKKWVALIAAAHQVPYVATASIGNPFDFVKKMKKAAKVDGPAFVQVQCTCPTGWKSPLEKGVEIARLAIETGVWPLFEIENGDLWNIKIQSPGGGAKVKREGGRVVAIEFKKPIEEYLKLQGRFKHLFKQPEAIDVMREQIKAMWKVLGVDVTLPKPEE from the coding sequence ATGGCCGTTAGAAAACCCCCGATTACCACTCGCGAGTACTGGGCACCCGGGCATGCAGCCTGTGCCGGATGTGGCTGTGCCACCGCTCTGAGGCTCGCCACCAAGGCCTTCAGCGAGGCCATGGAGGAGAAGTACGGCGATCCAAACGCCTTCGCCATAGCCCAGGCCACCGGATGTATGGAAGTTGTCTCAGCCGTCTTCCCCTACACCGCCTGGAAGGCCCCGTGGATCCACGTGGCCTTTGAAAACGCGGCCGCTGCTGCGAGCGGTGTCGAAGCAGCATGGAAGAAGCTCGGGAGGAAGGGCAAGATACTCGCCATAGGCGGTGACGGTGGTACCGCCGACATCGGTATGCAGGCCCTCAGCGGCATGCTTGAGCGCTGGCACAACGTCGTTTACCTCATGTACGACAACGAGGCCTACATGAACACCGGAATACAGCGCTCAAGTTCAACACCCTACGGTGCTTGGACCACCACCAGCCCGCCGGGCAAGTACTCCATCGGTGAGGACAAGCCCAAGAAGTGGGTCGCGCTTATAGCCGCCGCCCACCAGGTTCCGTACGTCGCAACGGCTAGCATAGGCAACCCCTTCGACTTCGTCAAGAAGATGAAGAAGGCCGCTAAAGTCGACGGCCCGGCCTTCGTCCAGGTCCAGTGCACCTGCCCGACCGGCTGGAAGAGCCCGCTGGAGAAGGGCGTCGAGATTGCCCGCCTGGCTATAGAGACCGGCGTCTGGCCGCTCTTCGAAATCGAGAACGGCGACCTCTGGAACATCAAGATACAGAGCCCCGGCGGAGGAGCGAAGGTCAAGCGCGAGGGAGGAAGAGTCGTCGCCATAGAGTTCAAGAAGCCCATCGAGGAGTACCTTAAACTGCAGGGCAGGTTCAAGCACCTCTTCAAGCAGCCGGAAGCCATAGACGTCATGCGCGAGCAGATCAAGGCCATGTGGAAGGTCCTCGGTGTGGACGTCACCCTCCCGAAGCCGGAGGAGTGA
- a CDS encoding hydrogenase maturation protease: MRVDEIIGDARRVVICGLGNEKRGDYGFGAYLAEALSVAVENPNFRSINCHDVPESQAGVIIRFRPELVIIAVPLEFGGEPGRVVVADPWEAMGDIPQDFRFQLRVTLDHLAELLPETRFVLLGCQPGDWMEVSDEVKNCVRALALAFKDAVD, encoded by the coding sequence GTGCGAGTGGACGAGATAATCGGGGACGCACGCAGGGTTGTTATCTGCGGCCTGGGCAACGAAAAGCGCGGGGATTACGGGTTCGGAGCTTATCTGGCGGAGGCCCTTTCAGTGGCGGTCGAGAACCCAAACTTCCGTTCCATCAACTGTCACGACGTGCCGGAGAGCCAGGCGGGGGTTATAATACGCTTCCGTCCCGAGCTTGTGATAATAGCCGTTCCCCTTGAATTTGGGGGCGAGCCTGGTAGAGTGGTCGTTGCCGACCCCTGGGAGGCCATGGGAGACATCCCCCAGGACTTTCGGTTCCAGCTCAGGGTTACGCTTGACCATCTGGCCGAGTTGCTTCCCGAGACCCGGTTCGTTCTCCTTGGCTGTCAGCCCGGAGACTGGATGGAGGTAAGCGATGAGGTGAAGAACTGCGTCAGAGCGCTTGCACTGGCCTTTAAGGATGCGGTGGACTGA
- a CDS encoding 4Fe-4S dicluster domain-containing protein, with protein MERKYLYLDYLTCIGCETCETVCAFIHDGSPHIRIYVTENKQYVPINCKHCDDAPCVRVCPTNAIYRDEDGAVRIAENRCIGCLACLQVCPYGVPFYSLKVRAITKCDMCAERREEGLEPACALMCPAEAIQYGPLEMVLELVNERRAKNIPEHRRELTEEELKESVSSGYVLL; from the coding sequence ATGGAGAGGAAGTACCTCTACCTCGACTATCTCACCTGCATCGGTTGCGAGACCTGTGAAACGGTCTGCGCCTTCATCCACGATGGGAGCCCGCACATCAGGATATACGTCACGGAGAACAAGCAGTACGTGCCGATAAACTGCAAGCACTGCGACGATGCACCCTGTGTGAGGGTGTGCCCGACTAACGCAATCTACCGGGACGAGGACGGGGCCGTGAGGATAGCTGAGAACAGGTGCATCGGCTGTCTCGCCTGCCTCCAGGTGTGCCCGTACGGCGTTCCCTTCTACAGCCTCAAGGTCAGGGCGATAACCAAGTGCGACATGTGTGCGGAGAGGCGCGAGGAGGGGCTGGAACCGGCGTGCGCACTCATGTGTCCGGCGGAGGCCATCCAGTACGGCCCACTGGAGATGGTTCTGGAGCTGGTCAACGAGAGGCGCGCCAAGAACATCCCCGAACACAGGAGGGAGCTTACGGAGGAGGAGCTGAAGGAGAGCGTTAGTTCTGGCTATGTTCTCCTCTGA
- a CDS encoding FAD-dependent oxidoreductase, producing MRGMKFSFLCKRKPQRTGKRIAIVGAGPAGLTAAGYLVCRGHDVDIYDKMPEPGGLMLFVIPEFRIPVERVRLGAKELEEEFEVTYYPKTKVMEGEREDEGDEFYERVVRLSELRENYDAVLIATGIWNVRRIGIPGDDLEGILSPLELLFWIKGHELGYVPEEKVPQLRGKKVGIIGAGLTAVDVAFECNRLGAEVEIFYRRTIREAPAGAYEINILRNRGVKWFELVTPKRVIGENGRVKAIELLRTRLGEPDESGRRRPIPIEGSEFQVELDYLVFAIGMVSTPPVNGSYLATDRRGRLLVDSRHMTSVEGIFAAGDVVNGPTKVGRAIKDGLYAAVSMDRWLRGES from the coding sequence ATGAGGGGGATGAAGTTTTCGTTTCTATGCAAAAGGAAACCCCAGAGGACAGGAAAGAGGATAGCCATAGTCGGCGCCGGCCCCGCCGGTTTGACCGCCGCCGGCTACCTCGTCTGCAGGGGACATGACGTTGATATCTACGACAAGATGCCCGAGCCCGGGGGTTTGATGCTCTTCGTGATCCCTGAGTTCAGAATCCCGGTTGAGAGGGTTCGCCTCGGTGCCAAGGAGCTTGAGGAGGAGTTCGAGGTAACGTACTACCCCAAGACGAAGGTCATGGAGGGCGAAAGGGAAGATGAAGGCGATGAGTTCTACGAGAGGGTCGTCAGGCTAAGCGAGCTCAGGGAGAACTACGACGCCGTCCTGATAGCCACAGGAATCTGGAACGTCAGGAGGATTGGAATCCCGGGGGACGACCTTGAGGGAATTCTCTCGCCGCTGGAGCTCCTCTTCTGGATAAAGGGCCATGAACTCGGCTACGTCCCCGAGGAGAAGGTTCCACAGCTAAGGGGCAAGAAGGTGGGCATAATAGGTGCAGGACTTACGGCGGTGGACGTGGCCTTCGAGTGCAACCGCCTCGGTGCGGAGGTGGAGATATTCTACCGCAGGACGATAAGGGAAGCACCGGCGGGTGCCTACGAGATAAACATCCTCCGGAACAGGGGGGTCAAGTGGTTCGAGCTCGTGACCCCAAAGCGGGTGATAGGTGAGAACGGTCGCGTCAAGGCCATTGAACTCCTCAGAACCCGCCTCGGCGAGCCAGACGAGAGCGGGAGGAGGAGGCCGATACCTATTGAGGGCTCGGAGTTCCAGGTGGAGCTGGACTACCTCGTCTTCGCCATAGGCATGGTATCCACCCCACCGGTGAACGGCTCCTACCTGGCAACAGACAGGAGGGGGAGGCTTCTCGTTGATTCCAGGCACATGACGAGCGTTGAGGGAATCTTCGCGGCCGGCGATGTTGTCAACGGCCCCACAAAGGTCGGCAGGGCGATAAAGGACGGCCTCTATGCGGCGGTATCAATGGACAGGTGGCTCAGGGGTGAGTCCTGA
- a CDS encoding 4Fe-4S binding protein, producing the protein MFKRIRGLFGREGKAPASTSSEVPETPERRGLKADACIGCGLCAQVCPHNAIFVIDNEKRVISFHPELCGECNYECNDICPTKAIEGRPDRIDLEFEYAHCQVCGKKLDYTVKTAEFLYHKLERFYDHPEVVFMCDRCKHDRVKEFPSEYLRFFGGMLK; encoded by the coding sequence ATGTTCAAGCGCATCAGGGGGTTATTCGGGAGGGAAGGGAAGGCTCCGGCTTCAACCTCAAGTGAAGTCCCGGAAACTCCGGAGAGGAGAGGCCTCAAGGCCGATGCCTGCATAGGCTGTGGCCTCTGCGCCCAGGTGTGTCCCCACAACGCGATATTCGTAATCGACAACGAAAAGAGGGTCATCTCGTTCCACCCCGAGCTCTGCGGGGAGTGTAACTACGAGTGCAACGACATATGTCCAACGAAGGCCATCGAGGGCCGTCCCGACAGAATTGACCTGGAATTCGAGTACGCCCACTGCCAGGTCTGTGGTAAAAAGCTGGACTACACGGTCAAGACCGCGGAGTTCCTCTACCATAAGCTTGAGAGGTTCTACGACCATCCAGAGGTCGTCTTCATGTGCGACAGGTGCAAACACGACCGCGTCAAGGAGTTCCCGAGCGAATACCTCAGGTTCTTTGGGGGAATGCTCAAATGA